From a region of the Candidatus Hydrogenedentota bacterium genome:
- a CDS encoding DUF721 domain-containing protein → MDRNDPESLKRILHQMITRTPLGKTLEQARIWEHWPHVAGQDLAGHGEPVAVKKGVLRVAVENAAWMQSFAYAKWDILRRINRLAGRELISDIFLILREDHEQEKKKPKKRGLKQNRPPKKAEETGGEALDES, encoded by the coding sequence TTGGACAGGAATGACCCCGAATCCCTGAAGCGCATCCTCCACCAGATGATCACGCGCACCCCCCTGGGAAAAACCCTGGAGCAGGCGCGCATCTGGGAGCACTGGCCCCACGTCGCCGGACAGGACCTCGCCGGCCACGGCGAGCCCGTCGCCGTCAAGAAGGGCGTCCTCCGCGTGGCCGTCGAAAACGCCGCCTGGATGCAGTCCTTCGCCTACGCCAAATGGGACATCCTCCGCCGCATTAACCGCCTCGCCGGCCGCGAGCTGATCTCCGACATCTTCCTCATCCTCCGCGAGGACCACGAGCAGGAAAAGAAGAAGCCGAAAAAGCGCGGCCTGAAACAGAACCGCCCGCCGAAGAAGGCGGAGGAGACGGGGGGGGAAGCCCTGGACGAAAGTTGA
- the recF gene encoding DNA replication/repair protein RecF, with the protein MRLTRVVCRNFRSLAAVDFAPVPGVNVVCGRNAQGKTSLLEAVVYAATTRSHRTQTDTELARHGEEEFHVRVEAGAETAAAPVVVEANWWRGAKRFKVNGIPQGRLSDLLGRVKVVLFCPDDLALVKGAASVRRRLLDMELSQLSPPYLFALQQYRQALRQRNELLRRGEPDGALLDVWDAQLITHGRALMEARAAYIGELSELAAGMYRRIAEAEPLAAAYLPDVRTPDELAQTLARGRASDIRQRLTGRGPHRDDLELLVAGRPARTYGSQGQQRSAVLALKLAEVELVRRRAGTLPALMLDEVLAELDADRARSLFSAIPEGTQSLVTTTQTAEPLRGMGVDFAVFRMEGGCLGQE; encoded by the coding sequence ATGCGCCTGACCCGCGTCGTCTGCCGGAACTTCCGGAGCCTCGCCGCCGTGGACTTTGCCCCCGTCCCCGGCGTCAATGTCGTGTGCGGCCGCAACGCCCAGGGCAAGACCTCGCTCCTGGAGGCGGTCGTCTACGCCGCCACCACGCGCAGCCACCGCACCCAGACCGACACCGAGCTGGCGCGCCACGGCGAGGAGGAGTTCCATGTGCGGGTGGAGGCCGGCGCCGAAACGGCGGCGGCGCCCGTGGTGGTGGAGGCGAACTGGTGGCGCGGCGCGAAGCGCTTCAAGGTGAACGGCATCCCCCAGGGCCGCCTGAGCGACCTGCTCGGCCGGGTCAAGGTGGTCCTCTTCTGCCCCGACGACCTCGCGCTGGTGAAGGGCGCGGCCTCCGTCCGCCGCAGGCTCCTCGACATGGAGCTGTCGCAGCTGAGCCCGCCCTACCTCTTCGCCCTCCAGCAGTACCGCCAGGCGCTCCGCCAGCGCAACGAGCTGCTCCGGCGCGGCGAGCCCGACGGCGCGCTTCTGGACGTGTGGGACGCGCAGCTCATCACCCACGGCCGCGCCCTCATGGAGGCGCGGGCGGCCTATATCGGCGAGCTGTCCGAACTGGCCGCCGGGATGTACCGCCGCATCGCCGAGGCCGAGCCCCTCGCGGCGGCCTACCTGCCCGACGTGCGCACGCCCGACGAGCTGGCCCAGACCCTCGCGCGCGGCCGCGCCTCGGATATTCGCCAGCGCCTCACGGGCCGCGGCCCCCACCGCGACGACCTGGAGCTGCTCGTGGCCGGACGGCCCGCCCGCACCTACGGGTCCCAGGGGCAGCAGCGCTCCGCCGTGCTCGCGCTCAAGCTGGCCGAGGTGGAGCTGGTGCGGCGGCGCGCCGGCACCCTGCCCGCGCTCATGCTCGACGAGGTGCTGGCCGAACTCGACGCGGACCGCGCCCGCAGCCTCTTCAGCGCCATCCCCGAGGGCACGCAGTCCCTCGTCACCACCACCCAGACCGCGGAGCCCCTCCGGGGGATGGGCGTGGACTTCGCCGTGTTCCGCATGGAGGGAGGCTGCCTTGGACAGGAATGA
- a CDS encoding DUF2961 domain-containing protein: MKTKTAGRALCAACAVFLLAGCQTAPPSPLVGNPLDGLALLRGGETMRSSSCDPDWVNGNGDARPIAPGKTLTIAALEGPGVITHLWNTVAAQDREYSRMLVVRMYWDGEECPSVEVPLGDFFGMGHGKDHPFSSLPVTVTSEGRARNCYWPMPFRKSARITVTNEGERDVNAFYYYVDWHKVDRLPGNAAYFHAMYRQEHPAVMGQNYLVADIEGRGHYVGTLLNVRQRIASWWGEGDDFWFIDGAEAPQLRGTGSEDYFCDAWGLREMSTPFYGAPLMEGYEAMNLTTCYRWHITDPVVFRKALRLEFEHKGVTFNDDGALRSGFEERPDDFSSVAFWYQTEPHKPLPPMAPAKQRVYRDWSGVVEAEEALDTVKVTAGPVSTQDGGYSGARQLFWTPGAADQKLDFPLDVPADGSYELVLVLTHSWDYGKFEAQLDGRPLGAAVNLHSESIVSKEHCFPTGPLAAGPHVLSLVNKGKDADSPGHFLGFDCLLLTPLP; encoded by the coding sequence ATGAAGACAAAGACGGCCGGACGGGCGCTTTGCGCGGCGTGCGCGGTGTTCCTGCTGGCGGGGTGCCAGACGGCGCCGCCGTCGCCGCTGGTCGGCAACCCGCTGGACGGGCTGGCCCTCCTGCGGGGCGGCGAGACCATGCGGTCCTCGTCGTGCGACCCCGACTGGGTCAACGGCAACGGCGACGCGCGCCCCATCGCGCCGGGGAAGACGCTGACCATCGCGGCGCTGGAGGGGCCGGGGGTCATCACGCACCTGTGGAACACCGTGGCGGCGCAGGACCGCGAGTATTCGCGGATGCTCGTGGTGCGGATGTACTGGGACGGGGAGGAGTGCCCGTCGGTGGAGGTCCCCCTGGGCGACTTTTTCGGCATGGGCCACGGCAAGGACCACCCGTTCAGCTCCCTGCCCGTGACGGTGACCTCGGAGGGCCGCGCGCGGAACTGCTACTGGCCGATGCCCTTCCGCAAATCGGCGCGCATCACCGTGACCAACGAGGGCGAACGCGACGTGAACGCGTTCTATTACTACGTGGACTGGCACAAAGTGGACCGGCTGCCGGGGAACGCGGCGTATTTCCACGCCATGTACCGCCAGGAGCACCCGGCGGTCATGGGCCAGAACTACCTCGTCGCCGACATCGAGGGCCGGGGCCACTATGTGGGCACCCTGCTGAACGTGCGCCAGCGCATCGCGAGCTGGTGGGGCGAGGGCGACGACTTCTGGTTCATTGACGGCGCAGAGGCGCCGCAGCTGCGCGGCACGGGGTCGGAGGACTACTTCTGCGACGCCTGGGGCCTGCGCGAGATGAGCACCCCCTTCTACGGCGCGCCGCTCATGGAGGGCTACGAGGCCATGAACCTGACCACCTGCTACCGGTGGCACATCACGGACCCCGTGGTCTTCCGCAAGGCGCTGCGCCTCGAGTTCGAGCACAAGGGCGTCACGTTCAACGACGACGGCGCCCTCCGCTCCGGGTTCGAGGAGCGCCCCGACGACTTCTCGTCCGTCGCCTTCTGGTACCAGACAGAGCCGCACAAGCCCCTGCCCCCGATGGCCCCGGCAAAACAGCGCGTCTACCGCGACTGGTCCGGCGTGGTGGAGGCGGAGGAGGCGCTGGACACGGTGAAGGTGACCGCCGGGCCCGTGTCCACGCAGGACGGCGGCTACAGCGGCGCGCGGCAGCTCTTCTGGACCCCCGGCGCGGCGGACCAGAAACTGGACTTCCCGCTGGACGTGCCCGCGGACGGCTCCTACGAGCTGGTGCTTGTCCTGACCCACTCCTGGGACTACGGGAAGTTCGAGGCCCAGCTCGACGGCAGGCCCCTCGGCGCCGCCGTCAACCTGCACAGCGAGAGCATCGTGTCGAAGGAGCACTGCTTCCCGACAGGGCCGCTGGCCGCGGGGCCGCATGTGCTCTCCCTCGTGAACAAGGGGAAGGACGCGGACAGCCCGGGGCATTTCCTCGGGTTCGACTGCCTGCTCCTGACCCCGCTGCCGTGA